The stretch of DNA GCAATGTATAGAATTCTTAACTGTCACATCTTACCATCTAATTGTCAACACACATTTTTTTATTGGGCAGAACATTTGATTACTTGGAAGCAGACAAAAATATAGTGTTACTCTGGCATGGCGATTATCTTATTTAAAATAAGGACTCATATATTGACATGCAACAAATAACTTAAAGATTCCAGAACTCCAGCTGAATTAGCTATGAATTTAGCTTCACAATTGAATAAAAACATTAGAGAATGAAACTTCTAGAGAATGTTATATGTTGTAAAAGAAAGAAATTAATGCTATCTGACAATAAATCATTTTTATTATAGCATCTGACAACACAAAAAGGGTAACAATGATGGCATGCATACAAGTTGATTCAAATGCATGCTGTGCTCATGCACACACATCTCACAACCAGAAACCAAATTCGCCATTAATTCTATTACAGTGATGTGAAATTAAAGGCATTATGAATCATCAAAGGATCATATCCAGCTTTTAGTTCACTCTTCTTTTTTTCATGAACATACTTATAATTCACAATGAAACCCTCAAAAAGACCTATAATGCAAATGCAATAGAACTTTGCTCAATCATGGAAAACATGATGTTATCTTACAGCCATGTCTCCCAAGGATTTGCTACAAATCGGACAGGTGTAATGGCTGCAGGTGTACGCCTAGACAAAAATAACGAGAAAAATGCTGGTTATCAATCAAGTTCCTGAATCAAAGACATGCAAGACAACAACATAGCTAATAAAAatcctcaaaagaaaaaaatgacagGAATACGAACATACTTGGAAGCATGCTGAATGCATGAAATGTCCACAGGGTAGAGCTCTTACAGCTGCACTTGATGTAAATAAAAAATCACAACAAATCGGACAGTTTGTCTCTAGACCTTTCTCCCGGCATTCATGCTCCTTCAATTTCATTCCCAAGCAACAATTGCAAGTCATACAATGAAAAAAATCTGTGCCAAGCCCTTTTCCAACACGACACAGGTTACAAAACGGGCAGTGGTAGACGCTTCTGAAATACAGAAATTACAGCATTAGCTATATGTTAATAGGTGACGAGTGATGCTGGGGTTTTCACATTGAGAATTGTGAAGGAAATTATTGCAGCAAGATCAAAATTGTACCAGCATCATGTTTCAGGTTTGTTCTAGCAGAAGTCACTTAATAGCATCTACAAATTGGTATTTTATCAATACACAGTCAATCTAGGAAACATAGTtctgcaaagagagagagagagagagagagatcaatttCTGCCAGAAATAGACAGTAGTCAACAGGGATTTAAATCTCAGTCTAATACTGGTTTCTGCGACCATTTGGACCCATATGATATCAGTATATTAAGCAGTGTACTGATCTGTACTACTAGGTATAATAAAAATCAATTGCTGACTAGCAACCTATATGGTCTGGTCTGGTACCGACCTAGGTCAGACCAGTAAATCAGTATTTGATCCCTTAGTTGTGTATAGGACGTTTCTGTTTCTCTCTGAGGAACTTTAAAGTTCAAATCATACAGCAAAATGTTGCTATGCAGTGGTTTAGTATCTGAATTAATACATTCacctaaaagattatttttttatatatgcatAGATAAAATGTCTATATGCTCAAGATGGATgcaaaaaataataaatgattcTTCAGCAATAGGCATAAGAAGTCAAATAGAACTTATAGAAATTCAACCAAGGAAtagtaaagaaaaaataaaatatgggGCATTTACTTTTCCTGATACCAAATTATGCTACTAAGAGTACAGTATTGAGCATCAACCTCTCATCATCAAAAAATTTGCAGATATTGCAATAGTACTTTGCCATCAAGAATCCATCACAGGAAGGTGTCTTGCAACATGTGCCAACTGGTTGAACTTTCAAACAACGCATACACATCATTTCAGTTGTTGCTTTTCTGCGAAGGACAAAAAAGGATGATCAATAAAGAACCAAATTTTGGCATTATAATACATTGCAATGTCAAGGTTATAGCTAAGGAATCCAAAACTGTTAGTCCTCCAAATAGCAACACCATAACAGGATGTGCATTCCACCATTTGAAAACTTCAACAAAAATCCttgcatatatatacacacacacatatatatgtatatatacatgtatataaattatatatatgtatgtatacatgtatatgtatatatatatatgtatgtatacatgtatatatacatatatatgtatatatatatacatatatatatataaattcacatacatatacatatacatatacatatacatatatatgttcctagcggattctaagcttggggttgatctctttaggggatcggccttcttgaaactctatagggattccctcctccaagttgctgctcaaagattgctaaaaagattcatctattacttatgaaaagatgatgaatacatgtaaggcttctaaaccccaactcctaataggactcctactcaagactcctacttctaaccaactcctaataagactcctactctaagaaacaacctcccaactaaccctaaccctagccagcctcttcatctctttaataagggtcggctaggtaggttttacatgaatgcccctttcaataaaattcaattaggactctcctagctagagtcctaacaacatatatatacatatacatttgtatatacacacacacaccattTTACTAGTTGAAAAATGCCTGGGACACCATAAAGCAAAAGGTTTTATCAGCCACTGCAAACAGCTACACACACTTAAAAAGTCAAACATGACCTAGCATGGCATACATAGGGGTCTAAAGATCGCACATAAAAAATAAGTCAAGGATGTATATGGCTCTTAAGCAAGTTTCAACCTTCTGGCATAGGGCACAGTTTCTAAAGACAACCTTGTGGCCCACATGTTGATTGGTGCAAGCTGGAGAGCCCAAGTGGACAATGTCCTATATGGAACAAACCACAACCCTCGATCCACATACAATCCAATTGTAACAATCATCATGAGCGAAGATGAACCAACAGCCAATAGAGATAGGACCAAACAAGGTTTCAAATTTCGATCATACATCTAGTTTTTACCATTCCAACAAGTATCAGCATCGAAACATATAGCTTGATATTGGAAcaaaatcattcttctatgttttatttgttattttattcaATGAAATCAGATGGTCAAACCAATGTATTGCTAGTTCAATAGGTTATTATTGAAACAGTTATCAAAATGAGATTTAAATCATTGGTGCCAATGTTTTCAAAAATAGAACTAGCCATACTGCCAAGTACTGACTACAACATATTATATATCATACAAGTAAATATAGAAGCACGGCAAAGGGTTGCACAGTGCTAATGTGTGAACATGAACCAAAATTGTATGGCATACATTGATATGCAAGGAATTCAATTTTGGGTATTAGACCAATATAGGCCGGTCCATTGTCAGACCGATACAGATCCACTCCATGCTGGTACCATCAAATGGTATGGCGGCATATACTGCAGTACCATTTGCTGGTTTGAGGGAGGGAGCAGGGTAGAggtagaaggaagaagaagacgaaagaaggaagaaaaaggaaggtaaggaggagaagaggacgtGGAGGAGGAGCTGAAGGAGGAAAGGAGAAGATGTACCAGGTAACCGTGGATGAGGATGGCGACAGGCAGCGATGGACTGGCGGTGATGGGCAGTGTGAGGGGCTGACGTGGTGAGAGATTCTCGAGAACCGTGATGTGTGAGAACTGAGAAGTGATTTTTCTATGGGGAATCTTAGGTGCTCCATGCAATAATAAAATGTACATAAGAACTTAGCCTTAATGAAGGCTTGCACAAAATCCATTGTAtcaacatttttagcaaatcaaTTTGGTTATATAAATTTCTACAAACAaattaacaaataattaacatggAATGATGGAACTAGAGCCAAGCACAGTTTCATGACAAATTATACATGGAAAAATCTTTTTAGCATAATTAAAGATGATACCTGTCCATTGAATGATCACTGACTTTGTCATGGCAAAATCTGCACGTGAACAACTTGTTACAACATGCAGCGAGGAGTTTGCAGTTCCTCTTGTAATGCTCGCAGCCAAAGATTTGTTTCTCTGGATCCCGAAAGGATGGAGAGCATCCAGGTACATCTTCTCCATCCAAAGCTTCCTTAGTTCTGTCCTGAGGTAGTTTCTGCTGAGCAGCTATCCAACGACTGCAATGTCCAACCAGAAGTTGCTGACTTTAATGTATCGACATTAGCATGATAAGTAGCTCAAAAAACACAAACCTTGTCATTAAGTTTTGTATAAGATAAGCCTTTCTTCGTGGATCAAGCGTCAAGTCTCGTGAAACCTTTCGTATCTCTGATTCCAGCTCATTCTGGTTCATCCTAAATATATCTTTCCAACCAGGTTTGAACATCTGGTCACTTTGCTCGATACTTTCTTCGTAATCAACCCCTAAGTGGATGCAACAATAAATCATTTATATGGGGACAAAATCAGCATAGGCCTAGGGGCATAATTTCCACAACATTAAGAACCATAGAAAGTACAAATAGCAAAAGATATGATTAAATAAAAGACCTTTCTGAAAACTAGAACTCCCTGTTGCATCTGTAGAAAATGAGGAAGTGTCCTTCCACCACTCATTTAGCCAATCATTAAACATGGTATTCTTGGTTGCCTGCTTCCATGTATCCATCATCTTATTCTGTTCCTCTTGACTGAGAGCAGAAGTTACCCATGGTAACATTGATTGGAGGACCTCTGCACCTGTTGTTCCTATTATTCGTCCAACAATCTTATCTTGCTCATCCACTGAAAAATGTTTGTCAAACAATGGCCATAATTCAAGCTCTTCTCTGAAGACATGATTATCAAGAGTAACTCGTAGAGATTTGCACATTCCTTGAAGCTTGGTCACAAGCTCATTATACTTTTTTGTCCGATCAATTACATGAAGAGAAGAGCAGGACTTACTTCCACTTGCAACATCTTTATTGTTTTTTGTTCCCAAGCTATCATGCAGTTGTGAAAGCTCAGCAAGTACTTCTGAAATATCGTTAAATAGCTTTTCTTCCTGTTTGTGGTCAAGGGTGTATGAATGACTCACGTTATGAAGAGTTTCTCTTGATTCTAAAGCCGGGAAAACAATGTCATCCTCAGCATTACTATGAGCTCTATATAGACCCCACAATAAGCGAAATCTTCCACTAAACTGCCGAAGAACGATTTCATCATAAGGTATAAGGTTTCCTGATTCATCATCCAAATACTTCACATCTTTGCTTATGGCCTTATGAAATTTAAATATGTTGTCGATTGGCCTCAAAGTGGTCTCTCTACTATATGAATTCAATTCCATCTCTGAAATAAAGAGACTGGATTTTAAGTAAGGAACAGACGGATTGTAATATGAGAAAAGCAAGGACTTCGATGCCTCAGGTGAGCTTAATCCAGTGTAACTGTTAGCGACTGCTAGCCCTGGCACACAGCAGGGCTTTTGGCTAGTTGACATGCCTTCAAATTCATCACTTTCTAGACTATTATTCTTGCCAGAATTTCCATATGATTCTGTGAAGTTGCTTCGTTTAACAGGCCTAGCAATGTTCTCACCTTCCAGAACTTCTATGTCTTTCTTATAACCAACTAGACTAGCATATGCACAGAAATCTTTACTGCAATCTTCTTCTGATTCAGTATTGTCTTCTAAAGGAAAGCAGCTGAATGCTTTTGAAGTGAAGCATATGAACTTGCCAGAACTGGTAATAGCATTGCTCCTACCCTTGCATGCCCAACCAGAGAAAAGTGTGACAAGTCCATCTTCAGATGGCGAGGCTGTGTCATAAAACATAAATTTTATATGGCCTTCAAAGAGTGCAGTAAAATGCAGCAAAAAGTACGAGTACAGATACACACGAGAATAACCCAACCTGCTAGATGCATATTCTGGAGAAATGAATTTGCCTCCTTATCGCTTAAGTTTGCAACAAACCATGGCAGAACACGCTCTAACAATTTCAAGGGCATAACACACAAACCTCTAAAAAGCAGCTTCCGCTGCTTCTCAGGAGAAAAATGCATCCTGACAAGAGGAAGAACCTAAAGAGAACAATAATACATATTCTCAGACACTCATAAAAGACAACCACAATGTTCATGTTGTCAGTATCAGCCTACCTCAGCTTCCTCACTTTGGAAATGTTTCTGAATAGTATCCATTATTTGATCAGCATGTGACTGCAACTCAGAATAGAATTCTACAGAAGTAGAAGTGGCCGCTGCACTCTGGATTTCTTCAATTAAGCACCTAAACTTGTTGAACTGAATTTTTTCATTTGCATGCTCCTGCAAAAGGGATTCCGTTCCATCCAATACTGCCGGAAATATTACCTGGTCCTCAGCATAACTGCATGTGCAAAAATGACTACTCGTCAATAGATACAAGGCACTAAGTCAAAGAATCACGGTAAACGTATGTAGAATTCCTAGATCACTGTTGTCTCATGTTGTAACTCATCATCTCAAATGCAGTTCCTGTTCTTATTGTGAAAGCATTGATCCAACTTGTTAtatgaaaattatgatatatTCAGACTTTCTATAAATCACAGTCCGCTTCCTTGGAATGGTTAATGTTTAAATTTTGTTCTATAACTATATCAAAAATGCTCAGGCAGCTAATTA from Musa acuminata AAA Group cultivar baxijiao chromosome BXJ2-11, Cavendish_Baxijiao_AAA, whole genome shotgun sequence encodes:
- the LOC135627059 gene encoding zinc finger protein BRUTUS-like; its protein translation is MATPVAGDGVLALMPQEVVNSIDPSLSPSPFNGSSEKSPILIFVYFQKAIRTELNRLHHDAVELFTAGSGDVRFLAERCIFLFDIYQHHCNAEDVVIFPALDVHVKNVARTYSLEHKGESHLFYYVFILLVSHVTNEESLRRELAVRIAAITSFSHHMPKEEKQAFVSEDHFLRELASHIGVIKTSLSQHMSKEEEQVFPLLIDKYSFKEQADLVWEFLCSIPVDMMMKFLPWLSFSISSDEHQDMINCLSKILPKEKLLKQVIFTWIEDKGMANIGQSHVDDFLSQSSAPGRSIVHTEKYACVSDLSMTGKRKHKESDSEGFDLGLYPIDEILHWHNAIRKELNDIAESARKIQLSGDFLDLTAFNTRLQFIADICNFHSYAEDQVIFPAVLDGTESLLQEHANEKIQFNKFRCLIEEIQSAAATSTSVEFYSELQSHADQIMDTIQKHFQSEEAEVLPLVRMHFSPEKQRKLLFRGLCVMPLKLLERVLPWFVANLSDKEANSFLQNMHLAASPSEDGLVTLFSGWACKGRSNAITSSGKFICFTSKAFSCFPLEDNTESEEDCSKDFCAYASLVGYKKDIEVLEGENIARPVKRSNFTESYGNSGKNNSLESDEFEGMSTSQKPCCVPGLAVANSYTGLSSPEASKSLLFSYYNPSVPYLKSSLFISEMELNSYSRETTLRPIDNIFKFHKAISKDVKYLDDESGNLIPYDEIVLRQFSGRFRLLWGLYRAHSNAEDDIVFPALESRETLHNVSHSYTLDHKQEEKLFNDISEVLAELSQLHDSLGTKNNKDVASGSKSCSSLHVIDRTKKYNELVTKLQGMCKSLRVTLDNHVFREELELWPLFDKHFSVDEQDKIVGRIIGTTGAEVLQSMLPWVTSALSQEEQNKMMDTWKQATKNTMFNDWLNEWWKDTSSFSTDATGSSSFQKGVDYEESIEQSDQMFKPGWKDIFRMNQNELESEIRKVSRDLTLDPRRKAYLIQNLMTSRWIAAQQKLPQDRTKEALDGEDVPGCSPSFRDPEKQIFGCEHYKRNCKLLAACCNKLFTCRFCHDKVSDHSMDRKATTEMMCMRCLKVQPVGTCCKTPSCDGFLMAKYYCNICKFFDDERSVYHCPFCNLCRVGKGLGTDFFHCMTCNCCLGMKLKEHECREKGLETNCPICCDFLFTSSAAVRALPCGHFMHSACFQAYTCSHYTCPICSKSLGDMAVYFGMLDALLAAEQLPEEYRDRCQDILCNDCGKKGKSRFHWLYHKCNSCGSYNTRVIKIDSCSTSN